The sequence below is a genomic window from Streptosporangium lutulentum.
GAGGAACTGGTCCGCGCTCGATGTGAGTTACCCGGCTACACCACGTTGGACGCGATGACCGCGGCGATCCGCGCCGAGGTGAACACCGGGTTCTTCCAGGCGGTTGCGGGGCGGCTGGATGCGGCGGCGCGGGCGCGGCTGGCCCGTCTGCTGGTGGTGGATCCGGTCAGTCGGCGCAGCGAGTTCGACCGGTTGAAGGACGTGGCCCAGGCGGCGTCGCTGGGCAAGTTCAAGGAGCGGCTGGCGCTGCTGGGCGACATCGATGCGATCGGTGCGACCGGGACGTGGCTGAAGGCGGTGCCGCCGGGGAAGGTCGCGCATTTCGCTGGGGAGGCACGGGTCACCGACGCTGCGGACATGCGCAAGGTGGGCGAGGACAAGCGGTTCACGCTGCTGGTGAGCTTCGTCCACACGGTCGCTACCGGCGTCCGCGATGACGTGGTGACCATGTTCTGCAAGCGCATGGCGGCCATTCACAAGAAGGGCCGTGATCACCTGGAGGCGCTGCGCGAAGCCCATCGGGCGGAGTCCGAGCGCCTGCTGGAGGTGTTCGGCGACGTTCTGTCCGTGGTGCGCGACGCCCTGGTCCCGGCAGGCAGTGGTGACCCGGCGGCCGGTGAAGCCTCACCGGCGCCGGTGGCGGCGCATGACGTCGCGGAGCGGGCCGGGCACCTGGTGCTGAAGACGTTGGAGCGGGCCGGTGGCGTGGAGGCGCTGGCTGGCGCACATGAGGCGATCTCGGCGCACCATGGCAACAACTACCTGCCGCTGCTGGATCAGCACTATCGCTCCCACCGCGCGGCGCTGTTCACCTTGGTCGAGGCGATCGAGCTGGAGGCCACCACGGCCGAGCGCAGCGTGCTGGAGGCGGTGGAGTTCCTGCGCGCGTTGCGTGGCGCCAAGGCCGCGTTCGTGCCCGAGCAGATGACGGTGGAGCGGCCCGACCCTGCGGGTGATCCGGTCACAGCCACCTTGAAGATCAACGTCGATGCCTTCGCCTCCGGGCAGTGGCGCAAGGTCCTGCGGGACAAGAATCGGCCCGGGATGCTGGTGCGCCGCCATCTGGAGGTGTGAGTGTTCTCCTACCTGGTGGCCGAGCTGCGCTCCGGCGACATCGCCGTGGCCGGGTCGGACTCCTTCGCCAATCTGCACGATCAGCTCATGTCGTGGGAGGAGTGCCGGCCGCTGGTGCCGGCGTTCTGTGCTCAGGCGGGTATCCCGGTCGAGGCGAGCGCGTTGACCGCGCACTACCGCGACAAGCTGTCCGCCATAGCCGCAGTGGTTGACGTCGGGTACCCGGGCAACACCGATCTGGTGCTGGAGGGCGGCCGGCCGGTGC
It includes:
- a CDS encoding DUF4158 domain-containing protein; translated protein: MTSIDRTAYPRFARVVSARELVENFTPTDTEVSWARGHTQDEHHLLMLVVWLKSYQRLGYFPKIAEVPAAVSEHVRGALGLADEVELRQAAPMTASRHRAFVRKRMGVSYEAARVRRIAEEAVRKAVQSKDNPADLINVALEELVRARCELPGYTTLDAMTAAIRAEVNTGFFQAVAGRLDAAARARLARLLVVDPVSRRSEFDRLKDVAQAASLGKFKERLALLGDIDAIGATGTWLKAVPPGKVAHFAGEARVTDAADMRKVGEDKRFTLLVSFVHTVATGVRDDVVTMFCKRMAAIHKKGRDHLEALREAHRAESERLLEVFGDVLSVVRDALVPAGSGDPAAGEASPAPVAAHDVAERAGHLVLKTLERAGGVEALAGAHEAISAHHGNNYLPLLDQHYRSHRAALFTLVEAIELEATTAERSVLEAVEFLRALRGAKAAFVPEQMTVERPDPAGDPVTATLKINVDAFASGQWRKVLRDKNRPGMLVRRHLEV